One part of the Desulfomonilaceae bacterium genome encodes these proteins:
- a CDS encoding LegC family aminotransferase, with protein sequence MPTSKELIAKRILETVRQVIPLGHGPVALHEPEFRGNEWNYLKECIDTGWVSSVGKFVNRFEHMLSDYTGAAHAIATVNGTATLHVALLLAGVQPDDEVLIPALTFIATANAVAYCGATPHFVDSAYDSLGLGPKALDEYLKSISEPKDNSLINRVTGKTIRAVVPMHTFGHPVDMDGLCEVCQKYSLTIVEDAAESLGSTYHGKHTGRFGRISALSFNGNKIVTTGGGGAILTDDPELARRGKHITTTARIPNRWAISHDEIGFNYRMPNLNAALGCAQLEALPEFLSRKRRLAERYEEAFDGIEDATFVSEPVGTRSNYWLNSILLSEDVAHTREDVLECLNDEGIMARPCWTLMHRLPMYQNCPRAPLPVAEDIERRLINLPSSANLA encoded by the coding sequence GTGCCAACTTCTAAAGAATTAATTGCAAAACGCATTCTTGAGACCGTCCGCCAGGTCATTCCCTTGGGACATGGACCAGTTGCTCTTCACGAGCCTGAGTTCAGAGGCAACGAATGGAATTACTTGAAGGAATGCATCGACACAGGCTGGGTCTCATCAGTCGGCAAATTTGTGAATCGATTCGAACACATGTTGTCAGATTATACTGGCGCAGCACATGCAATAGCTACTGTCAATGGCACAGCGACGCTACATGTCGCTTTGCTTCTTGCGGGAGTACAGCCAGATGACGAAGTTCTGATTCCAGCGCTGACGTTTATTGCTACGGCCAACGCTGTCGCTTATTGCGGAGCGACACCACACTTTGTAGACAGTGCCTATGACTCTCTTGGTCTAGGCCCGAAAGCGTTGGACGAGTATTTGAAAAGTATCTCTGAACCAAAAGATAATTCGTTGATCAATCGAGTTACTGGTAAGACAATCCGGGCCGTTGTTCCCATGCACACGTTTGGTCATCCCGTTGACATGGATGGTTTGTGTGAAGTTTGCCAGAAATACTCACTGACAATAGTGGAAGATGCCGCCGAATCACTCGGTTCAACCTACCACGGGAAACATACGGGTCGATTCGGACGAATCTCTGCCCTAAGCTTCAACGGCAACAAGATCGTCACCACAGGTGGTGGGGGCGCCATTCTGACTGACGATCCAGAACTTGCCCGCAGGGGTAAACATATTACAACTACTGCGCGGATACCTAACCGATGGGCGATAAGCCATGATGAGATCGGTTTCAACTATCGAATGCCTAATTTAAATGCGGCGCTTGGCTGCGCTCAGCTTGAGGCGCTGCCGGAATTTCTCTCCCGCAAGCGGCGATTGGCAGAACGATATGAAGAAGCGTTCGACGGGATTGAAGACGCTACTTTTGTATCCGAGCCGGTCGGAACCAGAAGTAATTACTGGCTTAACTCAATCCTTTTGTCGGAAGACGTTGCGCACACAAGAGAAGATGTATTAGAATGTTTGAATGACGAAGGTATTATGGCCCGGCCATGTTGGACTCTGATGCATCGGCTTCCCATGTATCAGAATTGCCCACGAGCGCCATTGCCTGTAGCGGAAGACATTGAGCGACGATTGATCAATTTGCCGAGTAGCGCAAATTTGGCATGA